From Micromonospora echinospora, one genomic window encodes:
- the pip gene encoding prolyl aminopeptidase: MVYPLMRAHAEGMLDVGDGHRVFWQVGGNPDGKPVVVVHGGPGSGCAPGWARYLDPERYRIVFLDQRGCGRSTPSAGDVSVDLSTNTTDHLVADMERLRVHLGVSRWLVFGASWGSTLGLVYAQRHPERVSEVVLFSVTLGTRRDVDWICRDMGRVFPAEWARFRDGVPVADREGCLADAYARLLADPDPVVRERAARDWCAWEDTHVGTVPGHRPDPRYADPVFRMVFARLVTHYWRHGCFLAEDEVLRGAGRLAGIPGVLVHGRLDVSSPADGPWRLARVWPDARLVLVDAAGHGSSGPGMAEAVTAALDGFASS, from the coding sequence ATGGTGTATCCCCTGATGCGGGCGCATGCGGAGGGGATGCTCGATGTCGGTGACGGGCATCGGGTGTTCTGGCAGGTGGGTGGGAACCCGGACGGGAAGCCGGTGGTGGTGGTGCATGGGGGGCCGGGTTCGGGGTGTGCGCCCGGGTGGGCGCGGTACCTGGATCCGGAGCGGTACCGGATCGTGTTCCTGGATCAGCGGGGGTGTGGGCGGAGCACGCCGAGTGCGGGTGACGTGTCGGTGGATCTGTCGACGAACACCACGGATCACCTGGTGGCGGACATGGAGCGGCTGCGGGTGCACCTGGGGGTGTCGCGGTGGTTGGTGTTCGGGGCTTCGTGGGGCAGCACGTTGGGGTTGGTGTATGCGCAGCGGCATCCGGAGCGGGTGTCGGAGGTGGTGTTGTTCAGTGTGACGTTGGGGACGCGTCGGGACGTCGACTGGATCTGTCGGGACATGGGGCGGGTGTTCCCGGCGGAGTGGGCGCGGTTCCGGGACGGGGTGCCGGTGGCGGATCGGGAGGGGTGTCTGGCGGACGCGTACGCGCGGTTGTTGGCGGATCCGGATCCGGTGGTGCGGGAGCGGGCGGCGCGGGACTGGTGTGCGTGGGAGGACACGCATGTGGGCACGGTGCCGGGGCACCGGCCGGATCCCCGGTACGCCGATCCGGTGTTCCGGATGGTGTTCGCGCGGTTGGTTACGCACTACTGGCGGCACGGCTGTTTCCTGGCCGAGGACGAGGTGTTGCGGGGCGCGGGGCGGTTGGCGGGCATTCCGGGGGTGTTGGTGCACGGCCGGTTGGACGTCAGTAGTCCGGCGGACGGGCCGTGGCGGTTGGCGCGGGTGTGGCCGGATGCGCGGTTGGTGTTGGTGGACGCGGCGGGGCACGGGAGTTCGGGGCCGGGGATGGCGGAGGCGGTGACGGCCGCGTTGGATGGTTTCGCGTCGTCCTGA
- a CDS encoding GNAT family N-acetyltransferase has translation MRMERDRAVLAGLLGRDPLLHVYELGDLDDFFWPYTTWFRRGDQVVLLYGATSPPTLLAFGWPGCAAGLRALLAEVAPVLPERVYAHLSPGLVGALAGRFRVDGAVAHRRLALTDVGRLAGVRVAGEVLTGADLPELAELYAVAYPDNWFDPRMVETGQYVGVRVAGELAAVAGVHVWSPVFRVAAVGNVATRPGVRGRGLASAVVAALCVRLRESVDHVALNVRADNVAALRLYERLGFTPVVGYGEFSLSAWGSVAAG, from the coding sequence ATGCGGATGGAGCGCGACCGGGCGGTGTTGGCGGGTCTGTTGGGGCGGGATCCGTTGTTGCACGTCTACGAGTTGGGTGACTTGGACGATTTTTTCTGGCCGTACACGACGTGGTTCCGTCGTGGTGACCAGGTGGTGTTGCTGTACGGGGCGACGAGTCCGCCGACGTTGTTGGCGTTCGGCTGGCCGGGGTGCGCAGCCGGGTTGCGTGCGCTGTTGGCGGAGGTGGCGCCGGTGTTGCCGGAGCGGGTGTACGCGCATCTCTCCCCCGGTCTGGTGGGCGCGTTGGCGGGCCGGTTCCGGGTGGACGGCGCGGTGGCGCATCGGCGGCTCGCGTTGACCGATGTCGGGCGGTTGGCCGGGGTGCGGGTGGCCGGTGAGGTGTTGACCGGGGCGGATCTGCCGGAGTTGGCGGAGTTGTACGCGGTGGCGTATCCGGACAACTGGTTTGATCCGCGGATGGTGGAGACGGGCCAGTACGTGGGTGTGCGGGTGGCCGGTGAGTTGGCGGCGGTGGCGGGTGTGCACGTGTGGTCGCCGGTGTTCCGGGTGGCGGCGGTGGGGAACGTCGCCACCCGGCCGGGTGTGCGGGGTCGGGGTTTGGCGTCGGCGGTGGTGGCCGCGTTGTGTGTGCGCCTGCGCGAGAGTGTGGATCATGTGGCGTTGAACGTGCGGGCGGACAACGTGGCGGCGTTGCGGCTCTACGAGCGGTTGGGGTTCACGCCGGTGGTGGGGTACGGGGAGTTTTCGTTGTCGGCGTGGGGGTCAGTGGCGGCGGGGTGA
- a CDS encoding TSUP family transporter, translating to MDALSLTTLLTVAALAGWVDAVVGGGGLLLLPALLVAAPGVPVATALGTNKLAAIAGTSTAALTYARHTKIDWSVAGPSAGVAVVCAGVGAALAGAVPAGAYRPVVLVVLVAVAVFVAARPRLGVVALPERRTRWRVVAAVLVAGGGIALYDGLIGPGTGTFLVVAFTLLVGADFVHGSAMAKIVNAGTNLGALVVFGLAGHVWWWLGLAMAVCNIVGAAVGARMALRRGAGFVRVVLLVVVLALVAKLGYDQWLAG from the coding sequence GTGGATGCTCTGTCGTTGACGACCCTGCTCACGGTGGCTGCCCTGGCGGGTTGGGTGGATGCCGTGGTGGGTGGGGGTGGGTTGTTGTTGTTGCCGGCGTTGTTGGTGGCGGCGCCGGGGGTGCCGGTGGCGACGGCGTTGGGGACGAACAAGTTGGCGGCGATCGCGGGGACGTCGACGGCGGCGTTGACGTATGCGCGGCATACGAAGATCGATTGGTCGGTGGCGGGTCCGTCGGCGGGTGTGGCGGTGGTGTGCGCCGGGGTGGGTGCGGCGTTGGCCGGGGCGGTGCCGGCGGGGGCGTACCGGCCGGTGGTGTTGGTGGTGTTGGTGGCGGTGGCGGTGTTCGTGGCGGCGCGGCCCCGGTTGGGGGTGGTGGCGTTGCCGGAGCGGCGGACCCGGTGGCGGGTGGTCGCGGCGGTGCTGGTGGCCGGTGGTGGGATCGCGTTGTACGACGGGTTGATCGGTCCGGGTACGGGGACGTTTCTGGTGGTGGCGTTCACGTTGTTGGTGGGGGCGGACTTCGTGCACGGTTCGGCGATGGCGAAGATCGTCAATGCGGGGACGAACCTGGGTGCGTTGGTGGTGTTCGGGTTGGCCGGGCATGTGTGGTGGTGGTTGGGGTTGGCGATGGCGGTGTGCAACATCGTGGGTGCGGCGGTGGGTGCGCGGATGGCGTTGCGGCGTGGTGCGGGGTTCGTGCGGGTGGTGTTGCTGGTGGTGGTGTTGGCGTTGGTGGCGAAGTTGGGTTACGACCAGTGGTTGGCGGGTTGA
- a CDS encoding endonuclease/exonuclease/phosphatase family protein, giving the protein MRLATFNLLHGRSPADGLVDPDRLTAAVTALDADILALQEVDRDQTRSGNLDLTAIAARALHAPEHRFAAAVVGTPGEQFRPLTHDDDGHGEPCYGVGLISRYPARTWQVTRLRPAPVRSPVYVPGPGGGLLLLHDEPRVLLAAVLDTPHGPLTAAATHLSFVPGWNAHQLRQVVRALRTLPAPRVLLGDLNLPITATRLVSGWHPLGRLPTYPAAQPRVQLDHILVDRHDAHRLPPVTAVTTPASTISDHRPLVVDLG; this is encoded by the coding sequence GTGCGCCTGGCCACCTTCAACCTGCTCCACGGCCGATCACCCGCCGACGGACTCGTCGACCCCGACCGCCTCACCGCCGCCGTCACCGCCCTCGACGCCGACATCCTCGCCCTCCAGGAAGTCGACCGCGACCAGACCCGCAGCGGAAACCTCGACCTCACCGCCATCGCCGCCCGCGCCCTCCACGCCCCCGAACACCGCTTCGCCGCCGCCGTCGTCGGCACCCCCGGCGAACAATTCCGCCCCCTCACCCACGACGACGACGGCCACGGCGAACCCTGCTACGGCGTCGGCCTCATCAGCCGCTACCCCGCCCGCACCTGGCAGGTCACCCGACTACGCCCCGCACCCGTACGATCCCCGGTCTACGTACCCGGCCCCGGCGGCGGACTGCTCCTACTCCACGACGAACCACGAGTCCTCCTCGCCGCCGTCCTCGACACCCCACACGGCCCCCTCACCGCCGCCGCCACCCACCTCTCCTTCGTCCCCGGCTGGAACGCCCACCAACTCCGCCAGGTCGTCCGCGCACTCCGCACCCTCCCCGCGCCACGCGTCCTCCTCGGCGACCTGAACCTCCCCATCACCGCCACCCGACTCGTCTCCGGCTGGCACCCCCTCGGCCGCCTGCCCACCTACCCCGCCGCCCAACCCCGCGTCCAACTCGACCACATCCTCGTCGACCGACACGACGCCCACCGGCTCCCACCCGTCACCGCCGTCACCACCCCCGCCTCCACCATCTCCGACCACCGCCCCCTCGTCGTCGACCTCGGCTGA
- a CDS encoding tyrosine-type recombinase/integrase has translation MHDKVDSSVLVLVEEFLTARATRKPSPHTLQAYRRDLLGVARLAAEQAAPPLPLDALPITALSPRSLRAAFAAFAAPRAAASVHRAWSTWNNFFTFLVAEGVVAGNPMPAVDRPRAPLPQPKPLRGDDTPEQLLDAVAQAVGRQHDPWPERDLAVVALALCTGLRLSELLALRVGSVAGRAGERRVDVAGKGGRPRVVPVEPELDGVLAAYLESRVRRFGARSVRPDSALLVDRRGEPLRRGGLQYLVDSCYRRAGITDRVPAGARLHALRHTFATRLAEDGASAAEIMRLLGHASLASSQTYIEVTAGQQRAAVRSNRTHRVLVGLVSAE, from the coding sequence ATGCATGACAAAGTGGACAGTTCGGTTCTGGTGCTCGTCGAGGAGTTCCTGACCGCCCGGGCCACGCGGAAGCCCTCCCCGCATACGCTCCAGGCGTACCGGCGGGATCTGCTGGGCGTCGCCCGCCTGGCCGCCGAACAGGCCGCTCCTCCCCTGCCGTTGGACGCACTGCCGATCACCGCCCTCTCCCCCCGGTCACTGCGGGCGGCCTTCGCCGCGTTCGCCGCTCCCCGGGCGGCGGCGTCGGTGCACCGCGCCTGGTCCACCTGGAACAACTTCTTCACGTTCCTGGTGGCCGAGGGCGTGGTGGCGGGCAACCCGATGCCGGCGGTCGACCGCCCCCGTGCCCCACTCCCCCAGCCCAAGCCGCTGCGCGGCGACGACACCCCGGAGCAGCTGCTCGACGCGGTGGCCCAGGCCGTCGGCCGGCAGCACGACCCGTGGCCGGAGCGGGACCTGGCGGTGGTGGCGTTGGCGCTGTGCACGGGTCTGCGGCTGTCGGAGCTGTTGGCCCTGCGGGTCGGTTCGGTGGCGGGGCGTGCGGGTGAGCGCCGGGTGGACGTGGCGGGTAAGGGTGGTCGTCCACGGGTGGTGCCGGTCGAGCCGGAGCTGGACGGGGTGCTGGCGGCGTATCTGGAGAGTCGGGTGCGGCGGTTCGGGGCGCGTTCGGTGCGGCCGGACTCGGCGTTGCTGGTGGACCGGCGGGGTGAGCCGTTACGCCGGGGTGGTCTGCAGTACCTGGTGGACTCGTGTTACCGGCGGGCGGGGATCACCGATCGGGTGCCGGCGGGTGCGCGGTTGCACGCGTTGCGGCACACGTTCGCGACGCGGTTGGCCGAGGACGGGGCGAGCGCGGCGGAGATCATGCGGTTGCTGGGTCATGCGTCGCTGGCGTCGTCGCAGACGTACATCGAGGTGACGGCGGGTCAGCAGCGGGCGGCGGTGCGGTCGAACCGTACGCATCGGGTGTTGGTGGGTCTGGTGTCGGCGGAGTGA
- a CDS encoding deaminase, which translates to MEASEEDVRAGELPVGAVVVTGKEVIGRAYIQERAQGRRLVHADLLAMEQADRRLGWTVRVRPLILAVTLEPRLTAVLPAATRGRWLPSTRVRRAVPALRHDCFGRVAAPVRRKHGGPRMRCRPAVDQSTGCRVDGTAPLAGRPPGEPDSIIHIM; encoded by the coding sequence TTGGAGGCGTCCGAGGAAGATGTGCGGGCCGGGGAGTTGCCCGTCGGCGCGGTCGTCGTGACGGGCAAGGAGGTCATCGGTCGGGCGTACATCCAGGAACGGGCGCAGGGCCGGCGGCTGGTCCATGCCGATCTTCTGGCCATGGAGCAGGCCGACCGGCGACTCGGCTGGACGGTTCGCGTTCGTCCGCTGATTCTCGCGGTCACGCTGGAGCCGCGTCTCACGGCCGTTCTCCCGGCTGCCACCCGTGGCCGGTGGTTACCGTCGACGCGAGTGCGTCGAGCAGTACCGGCGCTACGCCACGACTGCTTCGGACGCGTCGCTGCGCCGGTACGCCGAAAGCATGGCGGCCCTCGGATGAGGTGCCGCCCAGCCGTCGATCAGTCGACTGGGTGCCGTGTCGACGGAACGGCCCCTCTCGCGGGCCGGCCACCCGGTGAGCCTGATTCGATAATTCACATTATGTAA
- a CDS encoding glucose 1-dehydrogenase, whose translation MTTPVTVITGGGRGIGAATARRLARAGHDIALCYRRDHDAATAVLADVHAAGRHGIAVPTDTRDPDQVTHLFDTAADTLGPVTGLVNNAGITSPIGPFVDLTVDDIRRVVDVNVVGYLLCAQQAARRMTAGAAIVNVSSVAATLGSPGEYIHYAASKAATDTLTVGLAKELAPRGIRVNAVAPGIVRTEIHALSGIPDRPDRAADRIPLGRAGEPDEVAAAIAWLLGPEASYTTGTVLRVAGGL comes from the coding sequence GTGACGACACCGGTCACCGTCATCACCGGAGGCGGACGCGGCATCGGCGCCGCCACCGCCCGCCGCCTCGCCCGAGCCGGCCACGACATCGCCCTCTGCTACCGCCGTGACCACGACGCCGCCACCGCCGTCCTGGCCGACGTGCACGCCGCCGGCCGCCACGGCATCGCCGTACCCACCGACACCCGCGACCCCGACCAGGTCACCCACCTCTTCGACACCGCCGCCGACACCCTCGGCCCGGTCACCGGCCTGGTCAACAACGCCGGCATCACCAGCCCGATCGGCCCCTTCGTCGACCTCACCGTCGACGACATCCGCCGCGTCGTCGACGTCAACGTCGTCGGCTACCTCCTCTGCGCCCAACAGGCCGCCCGCCGGATGACCGCCGGCGCGGCCATCGTCAACGTCTCCTCGGTCGCCGCGACCCTCGGCAGCCCGGGGGAGTACATCCACTACGCCGCCAGCAAGGCCGCCACCGACACCCTCACCGTCGGCCTCGCCAAGGAACTCGCCCCACGCGGCATCCGGGTCAACGCCGTCGCGCCCGGCATCGTCCGCACCGAGATCCACGCCCTGTCCGGCATACCCGACCGACCCGACCGGGCGGCGGACCGGATCCCGCTCGGCCGCGCCGGCGAACCCGACGAGGTCGCCGCCGCCATCGCCTGGCTGCTCGGCCCGGAAGCCTCCTACACCACCGGTACGGTCCTGCGCGTCGCCGGCGGACTCTGA